The following are encoded in a window of Bradyrhizobium guangdongense genomic DNA:
- a CDS encoding glycosyltransferase yields MPAKTFDYDPDDMVLNLFYEDKDDRWFPGDRHLRRMARRMLFGEPRMSGQLRVFLNLCAGLDRLGIRYRVNDYRYIAQHPEEVACIIGRAFLLNKFAWKNPILLGVAAYNHPFDDPDLFKRLPVKKFLVPGPWYAEMYRPHWPDTEAWPVGIDTDLWAPSRPRDKTVDVLLYDKVSWDRDRHVSELVEPVRARLIKEGRSFTELRYGSYKEEDYLAALARSRAMIFLCQNESQGIAYQQALSCGVPVFAWNPGGPWPDPDYYPHRVRFEPVSSVPYWDDRCGLTFTDRNGFEDSWSDFWAGCSAGKFDPRSYILDNLTLEQRALQYYEIARSVARQSQAPAASGMLVDGWLTGMG; encoded by the coding sequence GTGCCCGCAAAGACGTTCGACTACGATCCCGACGACATGGTCCTCAACCTGTTCTACGAGGACAAGGACGATCGCTGGTTTCCGGGTGACCGGCACCTGCGCCGCATGGCGCGCAGGATGTTGTTCGGCGAGCCGCGCATGAGCGGCCAGCTGCGCGTGTTCCTCAACCTCTGCGCAGGGCTGGACCGCCTCGGCATCCGCTACCGCGTCAACGACTACCGCTATATCGCGCAGCATCCGGAAGAGGTGGCGTGCATCATCGGCCGTGCCTTCCTGCTGAACAAATTCGCATGGAAGAATCCGATCCTGCTCGGCGTTGCCGCCTACAACCATCCGTTCGACGATCCCGACCTGTTCAAGCGGCTGCCGGTGAAGAAATTCCTGGTGCCCGGCCCGTGGTACGCCGAGATGTACCGGCCGCATTGGCCGGACACGGAGGCCTGGCCGGTGGGCATCGACACCGATCTGTGGGCGCCGTCGCGACCGCGCGACAAGACCGTCGATGTGCTGCTCTACGACAAGGTGAGTTGGGATCGCGACCGGCACGTCTCCGAGTTGGTCGAGCCGGTGCGTGCGCGACTGATCAAGGAAGGCCGCTCGTTCACCGAGCTGCGTTACGGCAGCTACAAGGAGGAGGATTATCTAGCCGCGTTGGCGCGTTCGCGCGCGATGATCTTCCTGTGCCAGAACGAAAGCCAGGGCATCGCCTATCAGCAGGCGCTGTCCTGCGGCGTGCCGGTGTTCGCCTGGAACCCCGGCGGCCCGTGGCCGGATCCCGACTATTATCCGCACCGGGTCCGGTTCGAGCCGGTGTCGTCGGTGCCCTATTGGGACGATCGCTGCGGCCTCACATTCACGGACCGCAATGGCTTCGAGGACAGCTGGTCCGATTTCTGGGCCGGCTGCAGCGCCGGCAAATTCGATCCGCGCAGCTACATCCTGGACAATCTGACGCTGGAGCAGCGCGCGCTGCAATATTACGAGATCGCGCGCAGCGTCGCGCGGCAGAGCCAGGCTCCTGCCGCCTCCGGCATGCTGGTTGACGGATGGTTAACGGGGATGGGCTAG
- a CDS encoding pirin family protein: MIELRPFAKLGGADHGWLKAKHHFSFASHYDPNNMGHGALRVWNDDEIAPNTGFPAHPHANMEIITYVREGAITHQDSLGNEGRTEAGDVQVMSAGSGIRHSEYNLEPTRTRIFQIWIEPVARGGQPTWGSKPFPKANRSGKLVTIASGIEGDTDALPIRADARVLATTLKAGESAEYEPQKARHLYLVPAAGAVEVNGVRVNARDGAAIRDESKLKITALEDSELVLVDAA, from the coding sequence ATGATCGAACTCAGACCTTTCGCAAAGCTCGGCGGTGCCGATCACGGCTGGCTCAAGGCCAAGCACCATTTCTCCTTCGCCAGCCATTACGACCCGAACAACATGGGCCATGGCGCGTTGCGGGTATGGAACGACGACGAGATCGCGCCGAACACCGGCTTTCCCGCCCATCCTCACGCCAACATGGAAATCATCACCTATGTGCGCGAGGGCGCGATCACCCATCAGGACAGCCTCGGCAACGAGGGCCGCACCGAAGCGGGCGACGTGCAGGTGATGAGCGCCGGCAGCGGCATCCGCCACTCCGAGTACAATCTCGAGCCGACCAGGACGCGGATCTTCCAGATCTGGATCGAGCCTGTTGCGCGCGGCGGACAGCCCACCTGGGGATCAAAGCCGTTTCCGAAGGCGAACCGCTCCGGCAAGCTCGTCACCATTGCGAGCGGCATCGAGGGTGACACCGACGCGCTGCCGATCCGCGCCGACGCGCGGGTGCTGGCGACCACGCTGAAGGCCGGCGAAAGCGCCGAGTACGAACCGCAGAAGGCGCGACACCTCTATCTCGTGCCGGCGGCTGGCGCGGTCGAGGTCAACGGCGTGCGCGTCAACGCCCGCGACGGCGCCGCGATCCGCGACGAGAGCAAGCTGAAGATCACGGCGCTCGAAGATTCCGAGCTCGTGCTCGTCGACGCGGCATAA
- the wrbA gene encoding NAD(P)H:quinone oxidoreductase, which yields MTKVLVLYYSAYGHIEAMANAVAEGARETGATVDIKRVPELVPAEVAKASHYKVDQAAPVAKVEDLANYDAIIVGTGTRFGRMASQMANFLDQAGGLWAKGALNGKVGGAFTSTATQHGGQETTLFSVITNLLHFGMVIVGMNYGFAGQMKLDEVTGGAPYGATTITGGDGSRQPSANELAGARYQGRVIAETAKKLHG from the coding sequence ATGACCAAAGTTCTCGTCCTCTATTACTCCGCCTATGGCCATATCGAAGCGATGGCCAATGCCGTCGCCGAAGGTGCGCGCGAAACCGGCGCCACCGTCGACATCAAGCGCGTACCCGAGCTGGTGCCGGCGGAGGTCGCCAAGGCCTCGCATTACAAGGTCGATCAGGCCGCGCCGGTCGCCAAGGTCGAGGACCTCGCCAATTACGACGCGATCATCGTCGGCACCGGCACGCGCTTCGGCCGCATGGCCTCGCAGATGGCGAACTTCCTGGATCAGGCCGGCGGGCTCTGGGCCAAGGGCGCGCTGAACGGCAAGGTCGGCGGCGCCTTCACCTCGACCGCGACCCAGCATGGCGGCCAGGAGACAACGCTGTTCTCCGTCATCACCAATCTGCTGCATTTCGGCATGGTGATCGTCGGCATGAATTACGGCTTCGCCGGCCAGATGAAGCTCGACGAGGTCACGGGCGGCGCGCCCTACGGCGCCACCACGATCACCGGCGGCGACGGCAGCCGCCAGCCCAGCGCCAACGAGCTCGCCGGGGCCCGCTATCAGGGACGAGTGATCGCAGAGACTGCCAAGAAACTTCACGGCTAA
- a CDS encoding MerR family transcriptional regulator — translation MKIGELSRRTGVSVRMLRYYESEGLLAPQRTDSGYRDYGPAEEETVGRIKMLGAAGMTLQTIKQLLPCVRNNDPTFTPCNELRKILTEQVGLIDERIETLSQSRTILAGYLASVN, via the coding sequence ATGAAAATAGGCGAGCTCTCCCGGAGGACGGGAGTCAGCGTTCGAATGCTGCGTTATTACGAAAGCGAAGGACTGCTTGCGCCGCAGCGCACCGATAGTGGCTATCGCGACTATGGCCCCGCCGAAGAGGAAACCGTGGGGCGGATCAAGATGCTCGGCGCGGCCGGGATGACACTCCAGACGATCAAGCAATTGCTGCCCTGCGTGCGCAACAATGATCCGACCTTCACGCCGTGCAACGAGTTGCGAAAAATACTCACCGAGCAGGTCGGCCTGATCGACGAGCGCATCGAGACGCTCAGCCAGAGCCGGACGATTCTGGCCGGCTATCTGGCAAGCGTGAACTGA
- a CDS encoding O-antigen ligase family protein produces the protein MDRSAADMTDVEARSFGHALRDELAGLNVVQVARCLIVVAAVLLVMITLDPFPDLRSEDVANVVGGRMALNYITFGLLAAVGMLFVLVTDAPSLRTLVTPLHLCLVGWMLINVLLSESREVSIQRFVLAASVTSLAVILPLLPPTQRSFNLCLGAAALVLLGVCYLGVILAPQYSIHSALDITEPQLAGDWRGSFGHKNVASPVMTILVYVGIYLSAVGSFVMGPAIALLAGIFLVFTGGKTSSVLCLAIYALASLVYVTKSLWLKRTICFVPLIVMNLLTVGSVMSPALGSVTRMLPVDPTFTGRSDIWEFALAAVAEKPIVGHGYAAFWDDVTARQTAKGSEWAVTAAHSHNSYLDLAVTIGLPGLLLVVLIFVLAPLRNFQKTQAHNRSNALGKLFLTIWLFGLYFGTTETFLLERQNPVWFMFALAVAGLHFLARFQCVAQMEPEH, from the coding sequence ATGGATCGCAGCGCCGCAGACATGACTGACGTCGAGGCCCGCTCGTTCGGCCATGCGCTCCGCGATGAGCTTGCCGGGCTGAACGTGGTGCAGGTGGCGCGCTGCCTGATCGTGGTGGCGGCCGTGCTGCTGGTCATGATCACGCTCGATCCGTTCCCCGATTTGCGCAGCGAGGACGTCGCCAACGTCGTCGGCGGGCGCATGGCGCTGAACTACATCACCTTCGGCCTGCTCGCTGCGGTCGGCATGCTGTTCGTTCTCGTCACCGATGCACCCTCGCTGAGGACGCTGGTGACGCCGCTGCATCTCTGTCTCGTCGGCTGGATGCTGATCAACGTCCTCCTGTCCGAGAGCCGCGAGGTCTCGATCCAGCGATTCGTGCTCGCGGCCAGCGTCACCTCGCTTGCGGTGATCCTGCCGCTGCTGCCGCCGACACAGCGGAGCTTCAACCTCTGCCTCGGCGCTGCTGCGCTGGTGCTGCTGGGGGTGTGCTATCTCGGCGTTATCCTCGCGCCGCAATATTCGATCCACAGCGCGCTCGACATCACCGAGCCGCAGCTCGCCGGCGACTGGCGCGGCAGCTTCGGCCACAAGAACGTCGCCTCGCCGGTGATGACCATTCTGGTCTATGTCGGCATCTATCTCTCCGCCGTCGGCTCCTTCGTGATGGGGCCGGCCATCGCGCTGCTGGCCGGCATCTTCCTGGTCTTCACCGGCGGCAAGACGTCATCGGTGCTGTGCCTGGCGATCTATGCCCTGGCCTCGCTGGTCTACGTCACGAAAAGCCTGTGGCTGAAGCGGACCATCTGCTTCGTGCCGCTGATCGTGATGAATTTGCTGACGGTCGGCAGCGTGATGAGCCCGGCGCTCGGCAGCGTCACGCGCATGCTTCCGGTCGATCCGACCTTCACCGGCCGATCCGACATCTGGGAGTTCGCGCTCGCGGCGGTGGCGGAAAAGCCGATCGTCGGCCATGGCTATGCGGCGTTCTGGGACGACGTCACCGCGCGGCAGACCGCCAAGGGCTCCGAATGGGCGGTGACCGCGGCCCACAGCCACAACAGCTATCTCGACCTCGCGGTCACCATCGGCTTGCCGGGCCTGCTCCTGGTCGTCCTCATCTTCGTGCTCGCGCCGCTGCGCAATTTCCAGAAGACCCAGGCGCACAACCGCAGCAACGCGCTCGGCAAGCTGTTCCTGACCATCTGGCTGTTCGGCCTGTATTTCGGGACGACTGAAACCTTCCTGCTCGAACGACAGAATCCGGTCTGGTTCATGTTCGCGCTCGCCGTTGCCGGCTTGCATTTCCTGGCCAGGTTCCAATGCGTCGCACAAATGGAACCCGAGCACTGA
- a CDS encoding tripartite tricarboxylate transporter substrate binding protein — MNRRDVLRAIAALPLLRAAYPEQVFAQTYPVRNITMIVPFPAGGQADLAARPVAQALERILGKPVIVDNRAGGGGGSVGNAAAARAEPDGYTLLMTLSSLAVLPEADRLFDRPAAYEVSQFMPIARVLADPTLLAVPASAPWTTAQEFIEDAKKRPGQITYGSSGPYGTLHVAMEMFAASAGIKLLHVPFRGAGPALTAILSGTVQAIAAAPGTLKPQVDDGKLRVLANCGARRIASFPDVPTFQELGYKDVEMYIWAGLFAQSALPAPIASRLREAMAQVMTSPDVLRTFEASGSLVAYQDAPAFSEFVAADSARLIAAVKKIGRVE, encoded by the coding sequence ATGAATCGACGTGACGTCTTGCGCGCCATTGCCGCATTGCCGTTGTTGCGGGCGGCGTATCCGGAGCAGGTCTTCGCGCAAACCTATCCGGTGCGCAATATCACCATGATCGTGCCGTTCCCGGCCGGCGGCCAAGCCGATCTCGCGGCGCGTCCGGTGGCGCAGGCGCTGGAGCGGATTCTCGGCAAGCCCGTCATCGTCGACAACCGCGCCGGCGGCGGCGGTGGTTCGGTCGGCAACGCCGCTGCGGCGCGCGCCGAGCCGGACGGCTACACGCTGCTGATGACGCTGTCATCGCTGGCAGTGCTTCCCGAAGCCGACCGGCTGTTCGACCGGCCCGCGGCCTATGAAGTCTCGCAGTTCATGCCGATCGCGCGCGTGCTGGCGGATCCCACGCTGCTCGCGGTGCCCGCCTCGGCGCCGTGGACGACGGCGCAGGAGTTCATCGAGGATGCAAAGAAGCGTCCGGGCCAGATCACCTATGGCTCGTCCGGCCCCTACGGCACGCTGCATGTCGCCATGGAAATGTTCGCCGCCAGCGCCGGCATCAAGCTGTTGCACGTGCCGTTTCGCGGCGCAGGTCCCGCGCTAACCGCGATCCTCAGCGGCACTGTGCAGGCGATCGCGGCGGCGCCGGGCACGCTGAAGCCGCAGGTCGACGACGGCAAGCTGCGCGTGCTCGCCAATTGCGGCGCGCGGCGCATCGCGAGCTTCCCGGACGTGCCGACCTTCCAGGAGCTCGGCTACAAGGACGTCGAGATGTATATCTGGGCCGGGCTGTTTGCACAGAGCGCGCTGCCAGCCCCGATCGCGAGCCGCCTGCGCGAGGCGATGGCGCAGGTGATGACGAGCCCGGATGTGCTCAGGACCTTCGAGGCCTCGGGCAGCCTCGTCGCCTATCAGGATGCGCCGGCATTTTCAGAGTTCGTTGCGGCCGACAGCGCGCGGCTGATCGCGGCGGTCAAGAAGATCGGTCGGGTGGAATAG
- a CDS encoding YbaK/EbsC family protein, with amino-acid sequence MSLESVRAFFAEKAPDISVMESPISSATVALAAEAYGVEPGRIAKTLSLRIGERVILIVAAGTSRMDNKKVKAQFGGKPKMLGLEEVADITGHEVGGVCPFGLKSPLPVYCDVSLKAFDVVVPAAGSTHSAVRITPERMAELTAAEWVDVCEHKP; translated from the coding sequence ATGAGCCTGGAATCCGTTCGCGCCTTCTTTGCCGAGAAAGCCCCCGACATATCAGTGATGGAATCCCCGATCAGCTCGGCGACCGTCGCGCTCGCCGCCGAAGCCTATGGCGTCGAGCCCGGGCGGATTGCCAAGACGCTGTCTTTGCGGATCGGCGAGCGCGTCATCCTGATCGTCGCCGCCGGTACCTCGCGGATGGACAACAAGAAAGTGAAGGCGCAGTTCGGCGGCAAGCCGAAGATGCTGGGGCTGGAAGAGGTCGCCGACATCACCGGCCACGAGGTCGGCGGCGTCTGTCCGTTCGGTCTGAAGTCACCACTGCCGGTCTATTGCGACGTGTCGCTGAAGGCGTTCGACGTCGTGGTGCCGGCCGCGGGCTCGACCCACAGCGCGGTGCGCATCACACCCGAACGAATGGCGGAGCTGACCGCGGCCGAGTGGGTCGATGTTTGCGAGCACAAGCCGTAG
- a CDS encoding protein-L-isoaspartate O-methyltransferase family protein translates to MDDRSGKLRAFFAQLICAAAKATDPRLEQAFRTVRREPFAGPGPWSITLGGHPYVVTPDDDPAFLYQNVLLALDPARGINIGMPGAHAYWLSGGGVKEGETVLQIGAGTGYYTAILAELVGPNGRVYGYEIDERLAALARENLKHIATVELRERSGIASDLPEVDVIYVCAGAAQPATEWLEALRPGGRLVFPLAPEGMLGGMLMITRPEQGTAWPAKFLSRAQFIGCAGLQDADAARRLAEAFAKGWERVQSLRRGDAPDDTCWFAGDGWWLSTAPASAPVESIPPHADITRA, encoded by the coding sequence ATGGACGATCGTTCGGGAAAACTTCGCGCGTTCTTTGCGCAGTTGATCTGCGCCGCGGCCAAGGCCACGGACCCTCGCCTCGAGCAGGCCTTTCGCACCGTCAGGCGTGAACCCTTCGCCGGCCCCGGGCCGTGGTCGATCACGCTGGGCGGCCATCCCTATGTCGTGACGCCCGACGACGATCCCGCCTTTCTGTATCAGAACGTGCTGCTGGCGCTGGATCCGGCGCGCGGCATCAACATCGGCATGCCCGGCGCGCACGCTTACTGGCTCAGCGGCGGCGGCGTCAAAGAGGGCGAGACCGTGCTCCAGATCGGCGCCGGCACCGGCTATTACACCGCTATCCTCGCCGAGCTCGTCGGACCCAATGGCCGCGTCTACGGCTATGAGATCGACGAACGCCTGGCGGCGCTTGCGCGCGAGAATCTGAAACATATCGCCACGGTCGAGCTGCGCGAGCGCTCGGGCATTGCGTCCGATCTCCCTGAGGTCGACGTGATCTATGTCTGTGCGGGCGCCGCGCAGCCGGCCACGGAATGGCTCGAGGCATTGCGGCCGGGCGGGCGGCTGGTGTTTCCGCTGGCGCCCGAGGGCATGCTCGGCGGCATGTTGATGATCACGCGGCCGGAGCAGGGGACGGCCTGGCCGGCCAAATTCCTCAGCCGGGCCCAGTTCATCGGATGTGCGGGGCTTCAGGATGCCGATGCCGCGCGCCGATTGGCCGAGGCATTCGCCAAGGGGTGGGAGCGCGTGCAGTCGCTGCGGCGAGGCGACGCGCCCGACGACACCTGCTGGTTCGCCGGCGACGGCTGGTGGCTGTCGACCGCGCCTGCCTCTGCGCCGGTTGAGAGCATTCCGCCTCACGCGGACATCACGCGAGCCTGA
- a CDS encoding LysR family transcriptional regulator, with protein MAKLPDFEALAIFAKVVELRSFAGAASELTMSKATVSKAVTRLEERLGARLFNRTSRRLALTDAGHKLADRAARLLADGEAAENEALAQSVAPRGLVRLAVPMTFGIKAVAPLLPEFFEAYPEVSVDLHLSDASVDLIGEGFDMAVRIARLPDSSLIARRLFTMPRFTVAAPSYLKKYGRPTHPMHLAQHKCFAYAYLSTPNVWHYTNAAGEQASVRPGGQLRVNNGEAVMPSLVAGLGIADLPEFIVGDAISSGAVEVILKDWKQAEGAVHLVTPPGGPRPARVEALGDFLAAKLPGTCKRRGRKSSKAS; from the coding sequence ATGGCCAAACTCCCCGATTTCGAGGCGCTCGCGATTTTCGCCAAGGTCGTGGAGCTACGTTCGTTTGCGGGGGCTGCGAGCGAGCTCACCATGTCCAAGGCGACCGTCTCGAAAGCGGTGACGCGGCTGGAGGAGCGGCTGGGGGCGCGGCTGTTCAACCGCACCTCGCGCCGGCTCGCGCTGACCGATGCCGGACACAAGCTTGCCGACCGCGCCGCGCGCCTGCTCGCCGACGGCGAGGCGGCCGAGAACGAAGCGCTGGCGCAATCGGTGGCGCCGCGCGGGCTGGTGCGGCTCGCGGTGCCCATGACGTTCGGCATCAAGGCGGTGGCGCCTTTGCTCCCCGAGTTTTTCGAAGCCTATCCGGAGGTTTCGGTCGATCTGCATCTGAGCGATGCGAGCGTCGATCTCATCGGCGAGGGCTTCGACATGGCGGTGCGGATCGCGCGGCTGCCGGATTCCTCGCTGATCGCGCGCCGGCTCTTCACCATGCCGCGCTTCACCGTGGCGGCGCCGTCCTACTTGAAGAAATACGGCCGGCCGACGCATCCGATGCATCTCGCCCAGCACAAATGCTTCGCTTACGCCTATCTCTCCACGCCGAACGTCTGGCACTACACCAACGCGGCCGGCGAGCAGGCGAGCGTCCGCCCGGGCGGCCAGCTTCGCGTCAACAACGGCGAAGCGGTGATGCCGTCTTTGGTCGCCGGTCTCGGCATCGCCGATCTGCCCGAATTCATCGTCGGCGACGCCATTTCATCGGGCGCCGTCGAAGTGATCCTGAAGGACTGGAAGCAGGCCGAAGGCGCCGTGCATCTCGTCACCCCGCCCGGCGGCCCGCGCCCCGCACGCGTCGAAGCGCTCGGCGATTTCCTCGCCGCGAAGCTCCCGGGCACCTGCAAGCGGCGGGGAAGGAAGAGCTCGAAGGCGTCGTAA
- a CDS encoding GNAT family N-acetyltransferase, translated as MAFLSVEQLDGRVSSTRGISVDFLRDWRQAALRLNDGHRTAFQHGYWLGAWYEAFHGVAPLIAVITDTTTGRDIAVVPMFTHTRRGIRVVEFADLGVSDNNAPIMASDASFDAAGAQAISAALVDALRALPDRFDLLRLKKMPAYVGARPNPLVSLGRLGSCSLNGNLVLTGDDYAAYQASIKRMQMPRCWRVFSRHAGARFEIATEVARARELLDVMDVQQQERMQQLGSRFVLNDEAYAAFYREVARQGVAEGYAVISALVCDEGIVATTLGVRYGATYYLLRIGHAGKPWANCSPGLLVTERTMAALHAQGVRRFDLSIGNHDYKRRFGAEPVPLTDVSIALSWRGLPYVLRDHAAQGLRRHPRLAAFVAHAMGKGAR; from the coding sequence ATGGCGTTTCTCAGTGTGGAGCAATTAGACGGCCGGGTGTCCAGCACGAGGGGAATCTCGGTCGATTTCCTGCGCGACTGGCGACAGGCCGCGTTGCGCCTGAACGACGGCCATCGCACCGCGTTTCAGCATGGGTACTGGCTTGGCGCCTGGTACGAGGCCTTTCACGGCGTCGCGCCATTGATCGCGGTCATCACCGATACGACGACCGGCAGGGACATCGCTGTCGTGCCGATGTTCACGCACACGCGGCGCGGCATCCGTGTCGTCGAGTTTGCCGATCTCGGCGTCTCCGACAACAACGCGCCGATCATGGCGTCCGATGCGAGTTTCGATGCGGCCGGTGCACAGGCGATCAGCGCCGCGCTGGTCGATGCCTTGCGCGCCTTGCCTGACCGCTTCGACCTGCTGCGCCTGAAGAAGATGCCGGCCTATGTCGGCGCGAGGCCGAACCCGCTGGTGTCGCTCGGCCGGCTCGGCTCCTGCTCGCTCAACGGCAATCTCGTGCTGACCGGCGACGATTATGCGGCCTATCAGGCATCGATCAAGCGCATGCAGATGCCGCGCTGCTGGCGCGTGTTCAGCCGGCATGCCGGCGCGCGTTTCGAGATTGCCACGGAGGTTGCCCGCGCGCGCGAGCTGCTCGACGTGATGGACGTCCAGCAGCAGGAGCGCATGCAGCAGCTCGGCTCGCGGTTCGTCCTCAACGACGAAGCCTATGCCGCGTTTTATCGCGAGGTGGCGCGGCAGGGTGTCGCCGAGGGTTATGCAGTGATCTCGGCGCTCGTTTGCGACGAGGGCATCGTCGCCACCACGCTCGGCGTCAGATACGGCGCGACCTATTATCTGCTGCGCATCGGCCATGCCGGCAAGCCATGGGCGAATTGCTCGCCCGGGCTGCTCGTGACCGAGCGCACCATGGCGGCATTGCATGCGCAGGGCGTGCGGCGCTTCGATCTCAGCATCGGCAACCACGATTACAAGCGCCGCTTCGGCGCCGAGCCGGTGCCGCTGACCGACGTCAGCATCGCGCTGTCCTGGCGCGGGCTGCCCTATGTCCTGCGCGACCATGCCGCGCAGGGCCTCCGTCGCCATCCGCGGCTCGCCGCCTTCGTCGCGCATGCGATGGGCAAGGGCGCGCGCTAG
- a CDS encoding zinc-dependent alcohol dehydrogenase family protein, with product MKAYHLNSHAGAARLEPVEVGRPEPGEGEVRIRVEATSLNYRDLITLDRAGQSGLNGRVPLSDGAGIVDAIGSNVAQWHVGDRVAASFFRDWVSGPFKSSYVSSSLGGNTTDGMLAEYVVLPAAALVAVPAHLSLVEAATLPCAAVTAWHGLIARGGMCRGDTLLVQGTGGVALFGLQFAAALGARAIVISSSDEKLARAKALGGSTLINYRDTPDWDVALMKATDGKGASHILELGGPGTYDRSLRSVASGGKIVQIGVLTGFGPKPDLARLQWENADIIGVTVGSVEHFTAMSSFLTEHAIHPVVDRIYGFDDLLDAYEHLRSGSRFGKIVATL from the coding sequence ATGAAAGCCTACCATTTGAACAGCCATGCCGGAGCTGCCCGCCTCGAACCCGTTGAGGTCGGCAGACCCGAACCCGGCGAAGGCGAGGTTCGCATCCGCGTCGAAGCGACCAGCTTGAACTACCGCGACCTGATCACCCTCGACCGCGCGGGACAAAGCGGGCTCAACGGCCGCGTGCCGCTCTCCGACGGCGCGGGAATCGTTGACGCGATCGGCTCCAATGTCGCGCAATGGCACGTTGGGGACCGCGTCGCCGCCTCGTTCTTTCGCGATTGGGTTTCGGGGCCGTTCAAGTCCAGCTACGTTTCGTCATCCCTCGGCGGCAACACGACCGATGGAATGCTCGCGGAGTATGTCGTGCTGCCGGCCGCGGCGCTCGTCGCCGTGCCGGCGCATCTGTCTCTGGTCGAGGCGGCAACCTTGCCCTGCGCGGCTGTCACAGCCTGGCACGGCCTGATCGCGCGCGGCGGGATGTGCAGGGGCGACACGCTGCTGGTCCAGGGAACAGGCGGCGTCGCGCTGTTCGGCTTGCAATTTGCGGCTGCGCTGGGCGCACGCGCGATCGTCATCTCATCCTCGGATGAGAAGCTCGCCCGTGCCAAGGCGCTGGGCGGCTCGACCCTGATCAACTATCGCGACACGCCCGACTGGGATGTCGCCCTGATGAAGGCGACGGACGGGAAAGGCGCCAGCCACATTCTCGAACTCGGCGGTCCCGGCACCTATGACAGGTCGCTGCGTTCCGTCGCGTCGGGCGGCAAGATCGTTCAGATTGGCGTCCTGACGGGGTTCGGCCCGAAACCGGACCTTGCCCGTCTGCAATGGGAGAACGCCGACATCATCGGAGTCACCGTCGGATCGGTCGAACATTTCACGGCGATGAGCAGCTTCCTGACTGAACATGCAATCCACCCGGTCGTGGATAGAATCTATGGCTTCGACGACCTCCTTGACGCCTATGAACACCTGCGGAGCGGCTCACGCTTCGGCAAGATCGTCGCGACGCTTTAG
- a CDS encoding haloacid dehalogenase type II: MSINAVVFDAYGTLYDIQSVAEITEEAFPGYGEIITQVWRIKQLEYTWLRSLMRRYQDFASVTRDSLAYTLRVLGLAYENEAFERVIEKYLHLDLYPDATAALAALKPRKLAILSNGSPEMLNALVRNSGLDRLLDATISVDARKIFKPSPQAYELIGEVLGTAPDEVLFVSSNPWDVAGAKSFGLNVAWIERVTPEAMALACVETELVAPLTMFKAIRTQMDELGFLPDHRVRSLSELPGIIARP, encoded by the coding sequence ATGAGCATCAACGCCGTTGTCTTCGACGCCTACGGGACGCTTTACGACATCCAGTCGGTCGCCGAGATTACCGAGGAGGCGTTTCCCGGCTATGGCGAGATCATCACGCAGGTCTGGCGGATCAAGCAGCTCGAATACACCTGGCTGCGCTCGTTGATGCGGCGCTATCAGGACTTTGCTTCCGTCACCCGCGACTCGCTCGCCTATACGCTGCGCGTGCTCGGGCTTGCCTATGAGAACGAAGCCTTCGAGCGGGTGATCGAGAAATATCTGCATCTCGATCTCTATCCCGACGCGACGGCCGCGCTCGCGGCGCTGAAGCCGCGAAAGCTCGCCATCCTCTCCAATGGCAGCCCGGAGATGCTGAACGCGCTGGTGCGCAATTCCGGGCTCGACCGCCTGCTCGATGCCACCATCAGCGTCGATGCCAGGAAGATCTTCAAGCCGAGCCCGCAAGCCTATGAGCTGATCGGCGAGGTACTCGGCACCGCGCCTGATGAGGTGCTGTTCGTATCGTCCAATCCCTGGGACGTGGCGGGAGCAAAGTCGTTCGGGCTCAACGTCGCCTGGATCGAGCGGGTGACGCCGGAGGCGATGGCACTGGCTTGCGTCGAGACCGAACTCGTGGCACCGCTCACCATGTTCAAGGCGATCCGCACCCAGATGGACGAGCTCGGCTTTTTGCCGGATCATCGCGTCCGTTCGCTCTCGGAGCTGCCGGGGATCATCGCCCGCCCGTAA